A single region of the Octopus bimaculoides isolate UCB-OBI-ISO-001 chromosome 6, ASM119413v2, whole genome shotgun sequence genome encodes:
- the LOC106873517 gene encoding zinc finger protein 724-like: MEEIYYCEFCNKFLSTSQALNAHKLIHSRERPYRCEDCGEAFTLSNELLSHKCAFQVGDKRKHCEICGKSFSKNSNLSSHKRAIHATERPYHCEICGKLFSLKGCVSTHIRTVHIGEKPYKCNVCEKIFSRQSSLKYHSYLHTGERPYHCEVCGHTFTKMTILKKHKRVHTGEKPYTCEVCGKAFSRGFSLKRHRILHTGLKPYICEICGTAFSDYSNLTSHKRVHTGERPYQCEICGKAFSRNRDLSVHEYSHTGEKPYHCDICGKTFYVYNHLKTHKNNVHFGEVH, translated from the coding sequence ATGGAGGAAATATACTACTGTGAATTTTGTAATAAGTTTCTTTCTACCAGTCAAGCATTGAATGCTCATAAGCTCATTCACTCAAGGGAAAGACCTTATCGATGTGAGGATTGTGGGGAAGCATTTACTCTGAGTAATGAATTATTATCACATAAATGTGCTTTTCAAGTAGGAGACAAACGTAagcactgtgaaatttgtggtaaatcattttctaaaaattctaaCTTATCATCTCATAAACGTGCAATTCATGCAACAGAAAGACCGTaccactgtgaaatttgtggaaaattattttctctaaaaGGTTGTGTATCAACTCATATACGTACTGTTCATATTGGAGAAAAGCCTTACAAGTGCAATGTTTGTGAAAAAATTTTTTCTAGACAATCATCATTAAAATATCATAGCTACCTTCACACAGGAGAAAGGCCCTACCATTGTGAAGTTTGTGGGCACACATTTACTAAAATGACAATCTTAAAAAAACATAAACGAGTACACACAGGCGAAAAACCATACACTTGTGAAGTTTGTGGAAAAGCATTTTCTAGAGGATTTAGCTTAAAAAGACATCGAATTCTTCACACTGGATTAAAACCTTATATTTGTGAAATCTGTGGGACCGCATTTTCTGATTACAGTAACTTAACCAGTCATAAACGTGTTCATACTGGTGAAAGGCCATACCagtgtgaaatttgtgggaaagcGTTCTCTAGAAACCGGGATCTTTCAGTTCATGAATATAGTCATactggtgaaaaaccatatcattgtgatatttgtgggaaaACATTCTATGTTTATAATCACTTAAAAACTCATAAAAATAATGTCCATTTTGGAGAAGTGCACTAA